GAGGCGGATGCTAAAATATTTCTTATTCTGAGCATTAAACCGAGCCATTTCTGTTTGCATATCCAGAGCCATTTGGGCGATCGCCTCTGCGTGGTCTGTTCGGGGATTGGGCAGCCCTCCCACCACCATGTATGCGTCGCCGATGGTCTTAATTTTTTCTAGACCATGCTGTTCGCACAACAAATCAAATCTTGAGAAAATCTTATTCAGGATTTCCACGAGGTCGATCGGATTCATCTGAGCAGACAAATGTGTAAACCCCACAATATCTGCGAACAAAACAGTCACTTCCGGAAAGTATTCAGCAATAGTAGTTTCATTTTTTTTCAGCCGTTCTGCTATTGCCTTGGGCAAGATATTTAACAGCAGCTTTTCTGATTTTTCTTGTTCTTCCCGCAGAGCATCTTCTGCTTGTTTGCGTTCGGTAATGTCGTGATAACTCCAGACTCTGCCGATAATTTTATCTCCCAGCCGCTGCGGTTCCGAATAGCGTTCAAAAAATCTGCCGTCTTGAAATTCCAACAAATCAAAACTTTCGGCTTCCGGCTGATCGTAAAGCGATTCAATTCTGTCTAGAAATCCTTGGGGGTCTTTGAGTTGGTTGAGGACAAAAGCGATCTGTGTGGCGTCATCTCGCAGTGCCATCACTTCGTTAGGTATGCCCCACATTTCCACAAATTCTCGATTGAAAGTTACTATTTTTCCGCTTCTGTCAATAGCTAAAATACCGTCAGCAGTTGAATCAAAGGTTGCTTGCAGCAATGACACAGACTTTGCCAAGGCATCTTCAGCCATTTTTCTAGCAGTTATATCTCGCAATATAGCACGAATTGCTACTAGGGAACCTTCCGAAAATTTACAGCTTATGCTGCCTTCTAGCAAAATTTGTTCAGAATGTTTAGTAATAAATATTGCTTGAATATAGTCGGGATAAACTGTATTTTCAGTAACATTTTTTTTGGTAATAGCTTGATACAGTATATCCATTGACTCCGGGGAACTGTTAGGATGAATGATATCAAAAACAGTCATTTCAGCAATTTCTGCTTCGCTGTACCCCAGAGTTTCCCGCCAAGCCCGATTTACATACAAAAAATGACCGTCCGCTCCAATACTTTGAATTAAGTCAGTAGCATTTTCAAATAAGTCTCGCAGTTGTTCTTCGCTTTCCCGCAAAGCTATTTCGGCTTGTTTGCGCTTGATAAATTGACCGATTTGGCTGCCGATTGTTGCCATTGTCTGGAGCAATTCTTCGTCAAAACACTGCACTTCGCAGCTAAACAAAGTAATCACCCCCAACACAGACCTTGCAGAATTTTCCAGCTCGTAGTCCCCCAAAATCGGGAATCCAAAAGCTCCGTGCATTCCTTGTTCAGTGGCAACTTCTCGGCGCAGAAACGAGTCGTTTTCTGTGACATCTGCAATCCACTGAGAGGCACCGCTTGTCCAAACGAGACCTGGCAATCCTTCGCCTAATCCACAGGTCATTTGTTGGGCCGATTCGGAAAATTTGGGGAGCGAAACTGAGCGTTTTTGCCAACTGGCGACGCACCGCAGCAGATTGGGGTCGGAAACCGCAGTTATTCTCTTATTTCCTGACACCAATTTTTCCCCAGATTCTGGCATCCAAAGTTCTGCGATATCCCATCCCAAGCTGTCGCAAATCACGGGAAGAATTGCTGCTAAAGCTTTTTTGATAGTTTCAGATGCTGACAGGATGCGAGTGGTGACGTACTGAGCTACTTTTCGCTTGCGGGAGCGCTGTCTGTCTGTAACGTCGCGACCAATGTACACGAAATCTTGGAGGGCGGCCGAAGATTCATAAATCCTTTGCATTTCACTGGGAATCGCCGTACAGGAAAAGGCAACTGTGAGCTTTTCTCCAGTTTTTGCTGTGCAAATTACTTCCGTGTTCGTTTGAGAAAGTTGACTCTGATATTGGCTGACTGCTTGCAAAGATTCACCCTCAGCAGCAAGAGCGTCTATTTGCTGGCCCACTAATTCTGATTCGCTGTAACCGAACAAATCTTGAGCGGCTTGATTAACTTTTTTAATTTTTCCCGAGGCTGTTGTTACCAACAAAACTTCGGCCATGGAAGTAATAATTTTTTCTACATAATTATTAGTGGCAGCTAAGGTACTCAATAAAATATTCATTTCATTGGTAGCTTGGACGAGAGTTTGTTCCAAACCCATCCTGTCGGTTACGTCTTCAAAAAATACAATTAATCTCTGATAATCATCGTCATTGGTGAACTCGACGATATACATATCAAAATAAAGGCGCGAGCCATTTTCTAATACCCGCGTCATCGATTTTAATTCAAAATTTGGCAACCGCCCTTCAAAAATATCGATTAAAATTTCTTCAGTTCCCACCAATTCGGGAAACGGAATGCGGACATCGTTGCCGGCCGCTACTTCTGCGGGACAGTCCGCAAAGCGCTGCACTTGAAGAGATGTCTCTTGGATTAAAAAGTCTCGATCCAGTGCTAGGTACTCCAAGTGGTGGGGAACCAACAGTTTTTTTAACAGCTTTGTCATGTTGGATTTTTAGTAGTGAACGCGCCCTCTGTTCGTGATAGTCATTTGTCATTTGTTATTTGTCATTTGTCATTTGTCATTTGTCATTTGTCATTTGTCATTTGTCATTTGTCATTGGTCATTGGTCATTTGTCATCTCGCCCGAAGAGCGACTTGCCCGCCCGCGAAGTCGAGGGGAGTCGAAGGGTGGTCATTTGTCATTGGTCATTTGTCATTTGTCATTGGTCATTTGTCATTGGTCATTATAAGTTCTGTCCCCGCTCGCTAACGTGCAGCGTCCAGCGTCCAACGTCATTAGTTATTAGTCATTAGTCGATTTGAGGTTTACTTTACAGCAGATAATTTGGGAGATTGAACTGGAGTCTCAAATTTTGGGATAGACGCTCATCAGCGTCGGGGGCTTCCATTTTTTGGCTGGGTCATTCCCAATTGTCAAATCCAAAAGCGAAAATTGTATTACTTCTGTTTGTCAAATGGAATTGTGACTATAAATGTAGTGCCTAACCCTGTGTCGCTGGCAAATTCGATTTGACCTCCGTGCAAGTCCACACACTGCTTGACTATGGATAAACCCAGTCCTGTACCGGGTATTTTTCCCACATTTTGAGCTCGGTAATAAGATTCAAACAGTTGTTCTTGGTCTTCTATCGGAATGCCAATGCCTGCGTCTTTAATTTTAAATGTAGCTTCTTCATTATGCCAATTTAATTCAAAATCAATGTAGCTGTCGATCGGCGAATATTTTACAGCATTTGACAGCAAATTTGTCAAGATGTGTCGCAGCAATTTTGCATCAAGTGCTGGCCAGTGTTGGGTTTCGTCTGACTCCCGCAGTGTTTTTTTCGCTGATGAAGTATTCTTTTTTCTGCAACTTAAGTTAATTCTATGATTTCTCCCGTAACTAATTTTAATTGAGTCCACTAACTCGCTGCAAAATTTTGGCAAGTCAACTGGCGCGGGATTGAATTTGAGTTTTCCAGCTTCGGCGCTGCTGAGCAACCGCACGTCATCTAATAGCTGAGCCATGTGTTTAGATGCTGATTTAACGTGTTCTAGGTATTCTTGTTTTTCCTCGTTGGTGATCTCGTCTCCGTATTCTTTGAGGATTTGAGTAGCAAATAATACAGTATTCAAAGGATTGCCGAATTCGTGAGCGAGCATTGAGAAAAAACGAGATTTCACTTGTCTGAGTTCTTGCTCTTTTGCCAAAGAGCGGCGAATTTCTATTTCTTCTTGCTTGCGTTCTGTGATGTCCCTACCGATATAGATAAAATCGTACAGTCCCTCTAATTCTGTCTGAATTGCCGAACATGAAAATTCTACCCAAATTTCTTCTCCACTTTTAGTAACGCAGACTACTTCCAGTTCTCTGAGCAGCTCTTTTTGAGACAAAATATAGCGGTGGCGAGCTTGGTACAGCAATTTTTCTTCGACTACTATTATCGAGAGGGGATGGTCGATCAATTCTGCTTCGCTGTATCCAAACAACCATTGTGCCGATTGATTGACGGTTTTGATAATTCCTAATGTTGTTGTCACCAATAAAGCATCCCCCATGGAGCGAATAACTTTATCTATATAATCTTTGGAAGCAGCTAAGGCGCTGACCAAAAGATTGGCTTCATTCGCTCTCTGAATCAATGACTGCTTCATCACCATTTTTTCGGTGGTATCTTCAATCAAAATTAGCAAATTACTTGCCATATCTTGTTCGTTTTCATGCTCTATCGCCAACATATCGAAGTATAAAGGGCGGTTGTTGTCGGCAAACCGAGCGATACCTTTGAGTTCAAAACTCGGCCGCCGTCCCATGACGATAGACATCAGGATATTTTCAATGCCAATTAGCTCGGGAAAACAGATGCGAGCATCTGCACCGGGGAGCGCGTCGCCGGGAGTATCGGCATAATTCTGGACTTCGGCAGAGATTTCCTGAATGATGAAATTGTGATTTACTACCAGATACTCTGTTTGTCGCGGGCCCAAAAGCTTCTGAAAAAGGGGGTTCATACTTGTTCTACCATTGTGTAAGCTAGCTTGTGGAAAATTTCGTCAACGTCTTTACCTGTTTTAGCAGATGTCGTGTAAACTGCTATTACTTTGTCTTGACCGATTGAGTGGGAGATTTCCACTAGCAGTGCTAATTTTTCCTCGTCAATCAAGTCTACTTTGTTCAAAGCGATGATTATTGAGCCTTTGGGATTGACTGAAGAAAAAAGTTTAATGTGTTCTGAGATTCGCTCAACTGTTTCGGAGCGGGTGACATCGGCAACGATTAAAACGCCGCTAGCTCCCTGCAAGTAAGTCGGTGCGATTCCTTTGAATTTTGTATGACCTTCTAAGTCCCAAATCAGCAACTGGGCTGTGACAATTTCTTGCTGTTTTACGTTCTCTAGTACGATACTTCTGCGGGAAATTTTAACTCCTACTGTCGAGAGGTACTGGTCGCTGAATTGCCGATCGACAAAACGGCGGATCAGGCTGGTTTTGCCTACGCCAAAGTCGCCAATCATGCACATTTTCTTAGATATAGTAACTGACATAATTATTTGCTGTTTACGATCTTAGTTATGGGTTCAAATAGCACGCATCTGCTTAAAATTAGCGGTTGATTGGGTTCCACGCCGGGTGGAGGATTTAAACTCCAAGCCGTTTGGAGGCGCTTGGGGTCAGCACCTTGCCGCACCAAAGCATCTCGCACTGCTGCGGCACGCTGGAGCGACAACCGTTGATTTATGACAAGTTCCCCAGTGCGATCGCTGTGCCCAATTATCTTAATATGTTTTTGAGGATATTGATCCATGAAACTTTTGACACTGGCGATAATGCCTGCTGATGTTGAGTCTAATGTTGTCGTTCCTTGCTCGAAGTAGATGCGGCTGGCAATTTTGAGCGGATCTAGTTTAACAGTGCTGACTACCGACTCAACGCCGGGAATTTCCTTGAAGGACTGAGCAATTTTATCGAGGTCTGCACCGTCGGTGACTGTACCGTATACAGTAACTTTGCGATCGCCATACCGACTAGAAATAGAAACGCCCGACAACCGGTTCAAAACAGCAGTGAGCCGCTGCACCTGGGCCGCCGTCAACACCGGATCGGGAGGTACATATACAGCGATAATTTTATTGTCTAATTTCAGATTTGGTGCAGTTGATGCGGCTATTTTTTCAGCTTGGGCGCGCAATTCTGCATTTGGCAATTTTCCGGTTAACTTGAGAGTGTTGCCGTCAACATCAGCATTTAAGCGGTAAACGGCTAATTCTGGGGTCGAGGCTAAAGCTAAAGCGGTACTTGCTTCGATGCTGCGGTCGATGCTGCGGCGGTGCTGATAAATTCCCCATGGTATTAAGATTAAGCTGAGGGCTGCCATGCTCAGGCCGAGCAACAGGATCGGGGGTTTCTTTGATTTTTCCTTTTCAGGCGGGTCGAATAAACTTTTGATAAACGGGTGCAGCGAGTCGGGTATAGTACCGGGGTCGCCGTTAAATTCGTGAATTAATTTAGCGTAATTCAGGATGAGATTACTAACTGTTTTTCGCATTTTGTCAACAAAAAACTTGGGCGGTTGTCCTTTAATCACGACTGCCATGTAACAGTATCCGGCTACTTCTAGCATGATTTTGGAGTCGCCGTATTCAATTTGATTGAGTTCGGAAATTTCTCCTGGCTGAACGATACACTCGTTAACAAAGCTGCGAATAGCTGTGAGCATTCCTGCTACCATTTCTGATTCTAACTGGTGGGTTTCTGAGTTTTGAACTTCGGAAATTACCAAGCCGGATGCTTTGTGAATTAAGAAGGCTGCTTGGACGGTAAAAGGGATTGATTCTTTGAGGATTAATTCAGCTTCGGAGACTCCTTGTACTTGGGAGCGAATTTTGCGCCCAACTCCTTCCATGCTTAAGCTATTTGACACTTTTTCATTGATAGTTTGAATCGCTTCTGCCAAGTATTTAGAGATCGTACTGCCAATTACCGGATAGAGAGCATCCACCATAGAGTCGCGTTCGAGGGCAATCTGGGCTGTAATCGCTTTGCCCATTTCCGGGGCGAGGGCTTGGGCGATCGACTCTTGATCGAGGCGAATTTGCTCTTTAATGGCCAGGCCGATTTCTGGGGCGATCGCCTTAGCAATATCCTCTGGCGAATTGACTATTTGTTGAGAAAGTGCGTCGGGGAGCAATTCAGCGATTGCCGCACTCATGGCTGACTTGTTTTCCACAGTTTTCGCCCTAATCACTTCGTCAATAATTGGGACGATCGCGTTGACAACTTCTTCTCTAGAATCTACAATTTTGCGGCTGAGAATTTCTGCGATCCAAGGTAACATCAGCGCGATCAGCTCTTGGGGATTGTAGATTTGATCTTCGAGTTTTCCTAATTTATCGTTGATGGTTACCAGCAGGTGGCGCACCCCGGGCAAATCGGTTTCTGCCAGGAGAGTTTTCACTTGCTCGATATCTGACATTTGGGAGCCAAAAATCAGATTTTGCAGCCTTCCCATCGCGTTGTCGGCTTCATTTAAGTCTTGTTTAATTTCCCCCAAGATTTCTGATCGCTGCGATAGCGGTATCAGCTCTTCTGGCAAGTTTGAACTCGATTGCAGCGAAGCAACCACCGCATCTACATAGATTTTTTCTGAAGGCTGTGAAAGTGTGGGAAGTGGTGTATGAGGCTCAGTTAGTGCGGGTGATGCCAGAGTTGGGCCTGCCAAATCATCTAAAGCGGTGTCAAAATCCTGGGATTTTTCTGCCTGTAGGTGCTGGGGAGAATCGGAGATTGTCAAGTCAGACAATGCCTGTAGGGGTGGCGATTCTGTCTCAAAATCCGAAACATCTGCTGAAACATCTATAGTTTTAGCTGAAGAATAGTTTTTTTCCAGTTCGGAAGTGCGGAGTTTGTGAGTAGCGAACAGCCAACTTTTGGAATCGCCTGTAACATCCGGCGAACTAGCAGACTGAGGTTGGGGAGATACAGTTTCTGGCCCAACGGGTGCAATGGACTCTGGCTCGGGCGAGGAAATACCTAACAAATCCATCAACCCGCCGAGATCCCCAGCTTGAACGTGGTTGTTGCTGCTGTCACCTTCGGGAGCTGGATTTTGCTGTGCTGCAATGGACTCTGGCTCGGGCGAGGAAATACTCAACAAATCCATCAACCCGCCGAGGGCCCCAGCTTGACCGTTTTTGCTGCTTTTGTCACCTTCAGACTCGGGATTTTGCTGTTTTGAACAGGCAATAATTTTGAGTTCGACTAACAGATTCAGCAAGGGTTCTAGCTGGGTTGCTGCCTCGGCAGCAGGCTCGTCAGGTTGAGAAACAAAACCCTCTAGCTGATTTTCAACTTCCGGATTTTCTTTCGGTAAAGCCATGCGTTATTATCCGTTGTGGTGGCGCTCCGGTAACAGAAAGTCGGTATTTAACTTATTATCAGCAACGCCTTTTAGTTCGGGCACAAATTCTGTTCCTTTCAGCCTCATGCCGAGTTCAAACAGAATTTCTGCCATGTCGTCTCTAGACACTTTAACATCTCTGAGCATGGAAAAGCGGCGGTCGAGTTCTTCAAAAACCTGTGTTTTTAGAGTGCGGGTTTCTTCGGAGAGTCGGTCTCTGCTTTGTCCGAGTTCGTCGCGAATCGAATTGGTTTGATTGTCGATCGCCTCGTCGAGGGCTTCGATGCTGCTGGAAAATTTGCGGTTAACGCGATCGATTTGCTGCCGCAGGTCGGCGCTTTCTTCTTGCGTGTTTAAGGTAAGGGATTTAACTTTCTTTTCAAACGAATCAACTGCCGCCCTCATTTCGGCCGTCAGAACTGTTTTCACCTGTTCGATGCGAGCCTGCATATCTTGCTGCATCATCGACAATTCAGAATCTATTTTATCGAAACGATTGTCGTATTCTCTAAGCTGCGCTCCGAAAATGATATCGCGAATCTGGTCAATATTTCCCAGGCGTTCGCGCATTTCTTCTTTGGTGATTTCGGCCATGATTTTACCTCGAATCTCCTAAAATTGTGAGTTTAAGAACTGTACTATATTTTTTGTTAAACTGCTAGTCAAACCGTTTAACCAGGCCCAAAAGAGGTGATGCCGACTTTTACTGTGATTGCTGACAGTTGTCAGATACAGGGGCTTTTTGACTTGGCACAGCTCGACGGTTAGACACTCCCACCCCTTAGTCGGGGATGATATTTTTGAGAAGTTTAACTTTAAATCTCCTGAAATTGAGGTTTTTGGAGGCAATCATCAGAGCCAGAACCAGGCACCCCAAAAATAGCGATTTGCTATCCTTGCCTTGCAGCAAGCTCCTCACTCGTAGACTTTCGCCCCGATCGCGAGGTAGGTTTTAATCTCTGGTACTTACTTTTCAATGATATCGCATCTTTGACCGTGCCTAATGCCACACCGCCGGCCCACGGCAAAAAGCGGGCCCGACGATCGCCCGTAATGTATAAGATATAACTTAAAAGCTCGATCGACTCACAGCAGTCCGAGTCGGATATCTCGCTAAATATCAGCAAGCGAGCCCAAAGATCGCACTCCCCAAAAAAGCTTTTGATAAAATCGAGATAATTCCCCTCTCCCCCTATCCCTCTCTCCCCCTATCCCTCTCTCCCCCTTCCCCTATCAAAAAGCGTAGGGCCCGATCGACAGCGACCAGACCCAATAATATGAGAGCTTTGTTTTGTTTAACAAACGAGATGTGTTTCCGGTAGAGAACAATTTCTTACTAGGGTTTACAACTTGTGCAGCTTTACTTTTATTCCGCAAGCACAATAAGTCTGACTCGACTGCGGTTTGGCTTGACTGCACGATGGCAGCGTCGCCACTATTCCAAGTTGTGTTCGGTTAATTTCGGCTGCGCCTGGGAATTTAGACCGGAGACACCATGTCTATATCCTTGAACTTTGCTTCTAAATATAGCGACCTCCTGTTTCTTTCTGTCCCGGTGTCTATTGTTAAGTTAGCACGGTCTTTGAAACGAGTAAAGCACAATTTGTAAAACTTGATAGGTCTTTACATTACTAAGTATAATGATATAAATATCCACATAGATGTCAGTTAGGACTCACGCACTCATCCGCAAAGAAACCGGGTTTTTTCACCGAGATTGAGGATTTTAAGCAACTATTCTGGTATAAAAACCCGGTTTCTGGACACCTGTGCTCAATTCCTATAAATTCTATTGTTGCTACAACTTTACATACTTAACAATTTTTGTCATGTCTATTACTCCTAAGTCTCTAAGCGGCAGCCAAATCCGCGAAACATTCCTCGATTTTTACGCCCAGCGGGGACACAAAATTCTGCCCAGCGCTTCCTTAGTGCCCGAAGATCCGACGGTGTTGCTGACGATCGCCGGAATGCTACAATTCAAACCGATATTTCTCGGCCAGCGGGCGGCAGAATCACCGCGCGCCACGACTTCGCAAAAGTGCATCCGCACTAACGACATCGAAAACGTGGGCCGCACCGCCCGCCATCACACGTTTTTTGAGATGTTGGGGAATTTCAGTTTTGGGGATTATTTCAAGAAACAGGCAATTGCGTGGGCTTGGGAACTTTCTACGGAAGTTTTCGGTTTACCAGCATCCAATTTAGTTGTTAGCGTTTTCCGCGAAGATGACGAGGCTTTTGCGATTTGGCGCGATGAAATTGGCATTCCGGGCGATCGTATTCAACGCATGGGAGAAGCCGACAATTTCTGGCAATCTGGCCCCACAGGCCCGTGCGGCCCATGTTCCGAGATTTATTACGATTTCCACCCGGAAAGAGGCGATAATATTGACCTCGAAGATGATAGCAGGTTTATCGAATTTTATAACCTGGTTTTCATGCAGTACAATAAGGATGCAGAGGGCAATTTAACACCGCTGCAAAATCAAAATATTGATACTGGGATGGGATTGGAACGGATGGCGCAAATCCTCCAGAAAGTCCCTAACAATTACGAGACAGATTTGATTTTCCCGATCGTCCAATCGGCAGCGGAAATTGCCGGAATTGATTACCACAATAGCGATGAAAATGTCAAGGTTTCGCTAAAAGTAATTGGCGACCACATTCGGGCTGTGGTGCACATGATTGCAGACGAAATTCGCGCGTCAAATGTGGGCCGCGGTTACATTTTACGGCGGTTGATTCGGCGGGTGGTGCGCCACGGGCGGCTGATTGGGATTGAAGGTGAGTTTACGGTGCGGGTGGCTGAAAGTGCGATCGGCCTTTCGGAAGCTGCTTATCCGAATGTGCGCCTCCGCGAAGCTCAAATTAAGGCAGAATTGGCAAGGGAAGAGGCGCAGTTTCTCAAGACTTTGGAACGGGGAGAGAAGCTGCTTGAGGAAATTGTCGATCGCACAAAACAACAAGCCAATCTCCAAATCAGCGGACAAGATGCTTTCACGCTTTACGATACCTACGGTTTTCCGTTAGAACTGACACAAGAAATTGCTGAGGAACAGGGAATTACTGTCGATTTGAACGGCTTTGAAGTCGCGATGAAGGAACAGCAAACTCGCGCCAAAGAAGCTCATCAAACTATTGATTTAACGGTGCAAGGTTCCTTGGATAAATTGGCTAATACAATTCAGAAAACCGAGTTTCTCGGTTATACTGAATTATCGAGTTTAGCCGAAGTAAAAGTTATCTTGGTTGACGGTGAAGTTGTGGAATCAGCAGAGGCGGGAACCGAGATACAAGTTGTGTTGAACCAAACGCCGTTTTATGCAGAATCCGGCGGACAACTTGGGGACAAAGGTTATTTGAACAGTGGAGAGAGTTTGTTGGTGAGAGTTGATGATGTGAAGAAGGAATCCGATTTCTTTGTACATTTCGGCTTTGTAGAACGGGGAACACTGAAAGTTGGCGATAGTTTGACAGCCAAAATTGACAATAGCGGCCGCCGCCGAATTCAATCGAACCACACAGCAACTCACTTATTACAAGCAGCTTTGCGGCAAATTGTGGATAATTCAATTTCCCAAGCTGGTTCCTTGGTATCGACAGACAGATTGCGGTTTGACTTCAATTCTCCGCGCGCTGTGACAGCAGAAGAGTTGGAGAAAATTGAGGATTTAATTAATAGTTGGATTTCCGAAGCCCACGCTGCGGAAGTTGCGGAAATGCCGATCGCCCAAGCGCGAGAAAAAGGCGCTACGGCGATGTTTGGCGAGAAGTACGGCGACGTGGTGCGGGTTATCGATTTTCCGGGCGTTTCAATGGAATTGTGCGGGGGGACTCACGTCAGCAATACGGCAGAAATCGGGCTGTTTAAGATTGTTTCCGAGGCTGGGGTGGCCGCCGGTACTCGCCGGATTGAGGCGGTTTCGGGCCAGGCTGTGTTGGATTATTTGAACGTGCGAGACAGGGTAGTACGCGATTTGGGCGATCGATTTAAGGCGAAGCCGGAAGAATTGCCGAACCGGATTACTAATTTGCAGAATGAGTTGAAGGATACTCAGAAGCAGTTGGCTGCTGTGAAGTCGGAATTGGCGATCGTGAAATCTGACCAGTTGTTAAATGCGGCTGAGGCGATCGGTGAATTCAAAATCATTGTAGCTCAATTGGGAGATGTGGATGCAGAAGCGCTGAAAACTGCGGCCGAAAGGTTGCAGCAAAAGTTAGGAAATGCTGCGGTAGTTTTGGCATCGGTTGCTGATGTAGATAAGGTGAGTTTGGTGGCTGCTTTTAGTCCAGAAGTTAATCGGAAAGGATTGCAAGCTGGCAAGTTTATCGGGGGAATTGCTCAACTTTGCGGCGGAAAAGGCGGCGGGCGGCCTAATTTGGCGCAGGCTGGGGGACGCGATGCTAGTAAGTTGCAGGAAGCGTTGGATAGTGCTCGCAATTTGTTAGTTGAAGGGTTGGGTTAATCGGGGTTTTGTGCGTAAGCCGCCAGTGCGTAAGCCACCAGGGGTTAAAACCCCTGGCTAATAGCGAAAGTCCTCTGAAGAGGACTAATGAGTAATAAGTTCTTTAGTCCTCTTTAGAGGACTTTCGCTTTGAGGCGGGGGTTTTAACCTCCGCCGGAATGTGGGAAAGCGCGTTATTTCTGGGCGCTTACATCTGCGTCCATCCGTGTTTATCTGCCTTTATCTGCGGTTAAAATGCAAACCTCAGATTATCGTGAAAAACCCCTTGATTTCCCAGCTCAAAAAATGTAAAATTCAACAAACATGGGTTATAAAAAATGAACAAAGCACGCCGCCAAGCCTATCTCACTCTGATTGAATCTCTCCTCACCTTGGACAGCGAAGAACAAACCGCCATCCTGCAAACCAATCTAGAATTATTAGACGATGAATTTGCCGAATTTTTGCGAGATATCGTTCCTAAAATTTTAGCAGGTTTGGATGTAGTAGGTAAAGCAGACCTCTTCGCTAGATTTTTAAATAATTTGAGTATTATATTTACAAATCTTCAGCAAGGTAGTCGGGCAAGCAACTTAGAAATTGCTATTATTTGTAACAAAATAGCATTAACCGTTTGGACTCGCGATTCTGCTGAACAAGTAGTGGTTTTTACATTTTATCTTCTCATACAGAATCGGTTATATCAAATCGCATCACTACTTATGCAGAACTACCGCAATGTTTATCTGGCAATGCGGGCAGATACTCAAAATAATTTGGCAATTGCTTACTGTCAGAGAATCAAGGGAGACAGGGGTGATAATTTAGAAAGAGCGATCGCCTTTTATGAAGCAGCTTTACAAGTTTACACCCGCCCAGCTTTTCCCGAAGAATGGGCTGATATTC
This genomic window from Microcoleus sp. bin38.metabat.b11b12b14.051 contains:
- a CDS encoding OmpA family protein; translated protein: MALPKENPEVENQLEGFVSQPDEPAAEAATQLEPLLNLLVELKIIACSKQQNPESEGDKSSKNGQAGALGGLMDLLSISSPEPESIAAQQNPAPEGDSSNNHVQAGDLGGLMDLLGISSPEPESIAPVGPETVSPQPQSASSPDVTGDSKSWLFATHKLRTSELEKNYSSAKTIDVSADVSDFETESPPLQALSDLTISDSPQHLQAEKSQDFDTALDDLAGPTLASPALTEPHTPLPTLSQPSEKIYVDAVVASLQSSSNLPEELIPLSQRSEILGEIKQDLNEADNAMGRLQNLIFGSQMSDIEQVKTLLAETDLPGVRHLLVTINDKLGKLEDQIYNPQELIALMLPWIAEILSRKIVDSREEVVNAIVPIIDEVIRAKTVENKSAMSAAIAELLPDALSQQIVNSPEDIAKAIAPEIGLAIKEQIRLDQESIAQALAPEMGKAITAQIALERDSMVDALYPVIGSTISKYLAEAIQTINEKVSNSLSMEGVGRKIRSQVQGVSEAELILKESIPFTVQAAFLIHKASGLVISEVQNSETHQLESEMVAGMLTAIRSFVNECIVQPGEISELNQIEYGDSKIMLEVAGYCYMAVVIKGQPPKFFVDKMRKTVSNLILNYAKLIHEFNGDPGTIPDSLHPFIKSLFDPPEKEKSKKPPILLLGLSMAALSLILIPWGIYQHRRSIDRSIEASTALALASTPELAVYRLNADVDGNTLKLTGKLPNAELRAQAEKIAASTAPNLKLDNKIIAVYVPPDPVLTAAQVQRLTAVLNRLSGVSISSRYGDRKVTVYGTVTDGADLDKIAQSFKEIPGVESVVSTVKLDPLKIASRIYFEQGTTTLDSTSAGIIASVKSFMDQYPQKHIKIIGHSDRTGELVINQRLSLQRAAAVRDALVRQGADPKRLQTAWSLNPPPGVEPNQPLILSRCVLFEPITKIVNSK
- a CDS encoding Rab family GTPase — its product is MSVTISKKMCMIGDFGVGKTSLIRRFVDRQFSDQYLSTVGVKISRRSIVLENVKQQEIVTAQLLIWDLEGHTKFKGIAPTYLQGASGVLIVADVTRSETVERISEHIKLFSSVNPKGSIIIALNKVDLIDEEKLALLVEISHSIGQDKVIAVYTTSAKTGKDVDEIFHKLAYTMVEQV
- a CDS encoding PAS domain-containing sensor histidine kinase; this translates as MNPLFQKLLGPRQTEYLVVNHNFIIQEISAEVQNYADTPGDALPGADARICFPELIGIENILMSIVMGRRPSFELKGIARFADNNRPLYFDMLAIEHENEQDMASNLLILIEDTTEKMVMKQSLIQRANEANLLVSALAASKDYIDKVIRSMGDALLVTTTLGIIKTVNQSAQWLFGYSEAELIDHPLSIIVVEEKLLYQARHRYILSQKELLRELEVVCVTKSGEEIWVEFSCSAIQTELEGLYDFIYIGRDITERKQEEIEIRRSLAKEQELRQVKSRFFSMLAHEFGNPLNTVLFATQILKEYGDEITNEEKQEYLEHVKSASKHMAQLLDDVRLLSSAEAGKLKFNPAPVDLPKFCSELVDSIKISYGRNHRINLSCRKKNTSSAKKTLRESDETQHWPALDAKLLRHILTNLLSNAVKYSPIDSYIDFELNWHNEEATFKIKDAGIGIPIEDQEQLFESYYRAQNVGKIPGTGLGLSIVKQCVDLHGGQIEFASDTGLGTTFIVTIPFDKQK
- a CDS encoding adenylate/guanylate cyclase domain-containing protein encodes the protein MTKLLKKLLVPHHLEYLALDRDFLIQETSLQVQRFADCPAEVAAGNDVRIPFPELVGTEEILIDIFEGRLPNFELKSMTRVLENGSRLYFDMYIVEFTNDDDYQRLIVFFEDVTDRMGLEQTLVQATNEMNILLSTLAATNNYVEKIITSMAEVLLVTTASGKIKKVNQAAQDLFGYSESELVGQQIDALAAEGESLQAVSQYQSQLSQTNTEVICTAKTGEKLTVAFSCTAIPSEMQRIYESSAALQDFVYIGRDVTDRQRSRKRKVAQYVTTRILSASETIKKALAAILPVICDSLGWDIAELWMPESGEKLVSGNKRITAVSDPNLLRCVASWQKRSVSLPKFSESAQQMTCGLGEGLPGLVWTSGASQWIADVTENDSFLRREVATEQGMHGAFGFPILGDYELENSARSVLGVITLFSCEVQCFDEELLQTMATIGSQIGQFIKRKQAEIALRESEEQLRDLFENATDLIQSIGADGHFLYVNRAWRETLGYSEAEIAEMTVFDIIHPNSSPESMDILYQAITKKNVTENTVYPDYIQAIFITKHSEQILLEGSISCKFSEGSLVAIRAILRDITARKMAEDALAKSVSLLQATFDSTADGILAIDRSGKIVTFNREFVEMWGIPNEVMALRDDATQIAFVLNQLKDPQGFLDRIESLYDQPEAESFDLLEFQDGRFFERYSEPQRLGDKIIGRVWSYHDITERKQAEDALREEQEKSEKLLLNILPKAIAERLKKNETTIAEYFPEVTVLFADIVGFTHLSAQMNPIDLVEILNKIFSRFDLLCEQHGLEKIKTIGDAYMVVGGLPNPRTDHAEAIAQMALDMQTEMARFNAQNKKYFSIRLGIHSGPVVAGVIGIKKFIYDLWGDTVNIASRMESHGLSWRIQVSETTYHLLKHKYLFQERGIIEVKGKGGMTTYLLVGKKSI